A part of Mesoplodon densirostris isolate mMesDen1 chromosome 10, mMesDen1 primary haplotype, whole genome shotgun sequence genomic DNA contains:
- the MKRN2OS gene encoding MKRN2 opposite strand protein, with translation MEGNCWPCNEEKEVPGNAPLLAQEGKAMQRPQAGKPIIKFNHCQKDIYSFSVPPCCPLCRQDVGSRKLEEAPVSIPNPFTDGHQEECSFLLRPTQGTFLREYDGRSDLHVGITNTNGVVYNYTVHGVQRDEAGWEQSVSIPLLQPGMFGLMDQWDKYLEDFSTTGAWLPHRYEEDHHNCYSYALKFINCVLATQGEERLDRDEFTEKFVIPRTRKASKYITLYRMIEEHGFYAIEPPGPQRSPHPGSGSC, from the exons ATGGAGGGCAATTGCTGGCCATGTAATGAGGAAAAGGAAGTCCCGGGGAACGCACCCCTCCTTGCCCAGGAAGGGAAAGCCATGCAGCGCCCACAGGCTGGGAAGCCTATCATCAAATTCAACCACTGTCAGAAGGACATCTACAGCTTCAGTGTGCCGCCATGCTGCCCCCTCTGCCGGCAGGACGTGGGCTCCAGGAAGCTGGAGGAAGCACCTGTCAGCATCCCCAATCCGTTTACCGATGGGCATCAAGAAGAGTGTTCATTCCTCCTCAGACCAACTCAAGGGACGTTTCTCAG GGAGTATGACGGGAGGTCTGATCTTCACGTGGGGATAACCAACACAAATG GAGTCGTGTATAATTACACGGTGCACGGTGTCCAGCGAGACGAAGCGGGCTGGGAGCAGAGTGTGAGCATCCCGCTCCTGCAGCCCGGCATGTTTGGACTGATGGACCAGTGGGACAAGTACCTGGAAGACTTCTCCACCACGGGGGCCTGGCTGCCTCACAG GTACGAAGAAGACCACCACAACTGCTACAGCTACGCCCTCAAGTTCATTAACTGCGTCCTGGCCACACAGGGTGAGGAACGGCTGGACCGGGACGAGTTCACGGAGAAGTTCGTGATCCCGAGGACAAGGAAGGCTTCCAAGTACATCACGCTCTACCGCATGATAGAAGAGCACGGCTTCTACGCCATTGAGCCCCCTGGTCCCCAGAGAAGCCCACATCCGGGAAGCGGCTCGTGCTGA